The following proteins are co-located in the Microbacterium sp. SORGH_AS_0888 genome:
- a CDS encoding arsenate reductase ArsC produces MPDSTKPAVLFVCVHNAGRSQMAAGYLRALAGERIDVYSAGSEPGDTVNPAAVAVMAEDGIDLSHATPQILTTDAVRQADVVITMGCGDACPIFPGKRYEDWQLTDPAGQEVDVVREIRDDIKGRVQQLIASLS; encoded by the coding sequence ATGCCCGACTCCACCAAGCCCGCCGTTCTCTTCGTCTGCGTGCACAACGCCGGTCGCTCTCAGATGGCCGCGGGGTATCTCCGAGCGCTCGCCGGCGAGCGGATCGACGTCTACTCGGCGGGCAGCGAGCCCGGCGACACGGTCAACCCCGCGGCCGTCGCCGTCATGGCCGAAGACGGAATCGACCTCTCGCACGCGACACCGCAGATCCTCACGACGGACGCCGTGCGCCAGGCGGATGTCGTCATCACGATGGGATGCGGGGACGCCTGCCCGATCTTCCCCGGCAAACGATACGAAGACTGGCAGCTCACCGACCCCGCAGGCCAGGAGGTCGACGTCGTGCGCGAGATCCGTGACGACATCAAGGGGCGCGTGCAGCAGCTCATCGCCAGCCTCTCGTAG
- a CDS encoding helix-turn-helix domain-containing protein: protein MANSFAESARRAVVLEQVGPRLRSARTGRGWTLEQLAERAGMSASTLSRLESGKRQASLELLVPLTRELGIRIDDLLPEPERDPRVRRPAVSRDGVLIAPLTADQSPVQTFKITYPPRGTAPEPRVHDGYEWLYVLSGRLSLRLGAQELVLGRGEAAEFDTRTPHAMWSAGSRPAEILSIFNGDGARMHVRGASGGRMGE from the coding sequence ATGGCAAACTCGTTTGCAGAATCAGCAAGGAGGGCCGTCGTGCTCGAACAGGTCGGGCCTCGTCTGCGCTCCGCGCGCACGGGCCGTGGATGGACGCTCGAGCAGCTCGCGGAGCGTGCCGGGATGTCGGCGAGCACACTGTCCCGGCTGGAGTCCGGCAAGCGTCAGGCGAGCCTCGAGCTGCTCGTTCCGCTCACGAGAGAGCTCGGCATCCGCATCGACGACCTGCTGCCGGAGCCGGAACGCGACCCGCGGGTGCGGCGGCCGGCGGTCTCGCGCGATGGAGTCCTCATCGCGCCGCTGACCGCGGACCAGTCGCCGGTGCAGACGTTCAAGATCACCTACCCGCCGCGAGGGACCGCCCCGGAGCCGCGCGTCCACGACGGCTACGAGTGGCTGTACGTGCTTTCGGGCCGACTGAGTCTGCGACTCGGAGCGCAGGAGCTCGTGCTCGGTCGCGGTGAGGCGGCCGAGTTCGACACCCGAACCCCGCACGCGATGTGGTCCGCCGGAAGCAGGCCGGCGGAGATCCTGTCGATCTTCAACGGCGACGGGGCGCGGATGCACGTGCGGGGCGCGAGCGGGGGGAGGATGGGAGAGTGA
- a CDS encoding nuclear transport factor 2 family protein, translating into MTRASDWLDAYLRAWTTKKPKHVRAVFTDDAEYWFRPDDPAPVTGIDAILEMWARDDEPCEPRIDLRVLVESPEIAVITGSVDYPGHQTYLNMWEVHLAEDGRARRFVEWFMTPRKRGA; encoded by the coding sequence ATGACGAGAGCGAGCGACTGGCTCGACGCCTACCTGCGGGCGTGGACGACGAAGAAGCCGAAACACGTACGAGCCGTCTTCACGGACGACGCAGAGTACTGGTTCCGGCCCGACGACCCGGCACCGGTGACCGGCATCGACGCGATCCTGGAGATGTGGGCCCGGGACGACGAGCCGTGCGAGCCGCGGATCGATCTTCGCGTGCTCGTCGAGAGCCCCGAGATCGCCGTCATCACCGGCAGCGTCGACTATCCGGGGCACCAGACCTACCTCAACATGTGGGAGGTCCACCTCGCCGAGGACGGTCGCGCCCGCCGCTTCGTCGAGTGGTTCATGACGCCCCGCAAGCGCGGAGCCTGA
- a CDS encoding CoA pyrophosphatase, which produces MPDDAPSTARAQLAALVAADGADLRVLNRLPVGDDARRAAVLILFGVLDARPSDRAAQDAAVSADLDVLLLARAETLRSHPGQIAFPGGRAEPADAHPAATALREAREETGLDIEGVEVLGTLGEVPLARSGHLVTPVIGWWRRPSPVGVVDVAESAAVFRIPVADLLDPANRGVTVLHAGGAQRRGPAFRLRDGRVLWGFTAVLLDAIFDALGWTEPWDHSRELPLPS; this is translated from the coding sequence GTGCCCGACGACGCCCCCTCCACCGCGCGGGCGCAGCTGGCCGCCCTGGTCGCCGCGGACGGCGCGGACCTGCGCGTCCTGAACCGGCTTCCCGTGGGCGACGATGCTCGACGCGCCGCCGTGTTGATCCTCTTCGGGGTTCTCGATGCGCGGCCGAGCGATCGAGCAGCCCAGGATGCCGCGGTCTCGGCCGATCTCGACGTGCTGCTGCTCGCGCGCGCCGAGACCCTGCGGTCCCACCCCGGACAGATCGCGTTCCCGGGCGGGCGGGCCGAGCCCGCCGACGCACACCCGGCGGCGACGGCGTTGCGCGAGGCTCGGGAGGAGACAGGACTCGACATCGAGGGCGTCGAAGTGCTCGGCACGCTCGGGGAGGTGCCGCTGGCTCGGTCGGGGCACCTGGTCACGCCGGTGATCGGCTGGTGGCGACGGCCCTCGCCGGTCGGTGTGGTGGATGTCGCCGAGTCGGCGGCGGTGTTCCGCATCCCCGTCGCCGATCTCCTCGACCCCGCCAACCGTGGCGTCACGGTGCTGCACGCCGGCGGTGCGCAGAGGCGCGGCCCCGCGTTCCGCCTGCGCGACGGCCGGGTGCTGTGGGGGTTCACGGCGGTGCTGCTCGACGCCATCTTCGACGCCCTCGGCTGGACCGAGCCCTGGGACCACAGCCGGGAGCTCCCGTTGCCGTCGTGA
- a CDS encoding DUF3054 domain-containing protein: MTSPDRPTLAARPLATSFATDVVLVVVFAVIGRASHREDVSVGGVALTAWPFLAGLVAGWLVTRGWRAPTAPVRTGIGVWGVTVAGGMLLRAISGQGVQLAFVIVASIVLLLFLVGWRTLAALIRRGARRG; encoded by the coding sequence GTGACGTCGCCCGATCGCCCCACTCTCGCCGCCCGCCCCCTCGCCACGTCGTTCGCGACGGATGTGGTGCTCGTGGTGGTGTTCGCCGTGATCGGCCGCGCCAGCCACCGCGAGGATGTCTCGGTCGGAGGGGTGGCGCTGACGGCCTGGCCGTTCCTGGCGGGCCTCGTCGCCGGCTGGCTCGTCACCCGTGGCTGGCGCGCGCCGACCGCTCCCGTCCGCACCGGCATCGGCGTCTGGGGCGTGACGGTCGCCGGCGGAATGCTCCTGCGCGCGATCTCCGGTCAGGGCGTGCAGCTCGCGTTCGTCATCGTGGCCTCGATCGTGCTGCTGCTGTTCCTCGTGGGATGGCGCACGCTCGCCGCGCTCATCCGCCGGGGTGCGCGACGCGGCTGA
- a CDS encoding bifunctional NAD(P)/FAD-dependent oxidoreductase/class I SAM-dependent methyltransferase — protein MDVDVIVVGAGPAGLSATLMLARSRRSVLVIDDGRPRNRFAAHMHGLVGYDGTPPAELTARGRADAERYGVAFADDRVSAATAGGRHITLTTAGGATHRARAVVVASGIADVLPDVPGLAERWGTTVLHCPYCHGWEVREQRLGVLLTSSMGLHQAELARQLSDSVTVFTNDVAIDSAARTRLAARSVTIVDGSVSAVTQEATVHLADGGVVTIDALFTAGTPRPHDDFADALGARRVDDLLEVDALHRTSHPRLWACGNAVLPFANVPLSLGDGAMTGAAVNAALTAEDFDHAVAAADAARTQTPAEHWDGRYSAADRVWSGRVNAAVADIAGTVGPGAGRTSLDLGCGEGADVIWLAEHGWSARGVDISSVAVARATEAARERGVPARFESADLSTWEPEDTVDLVTASFLHSTVELPREDILRRAATWVAPGGHLLIVSHAAPPPWSHAHHHPTLPTPEEELHALALDASSWDILLSEVRERTTTGPDGEPAVLEDGIVLARRRDVGST, from the coding sequence ATGGATGTCGACGTGATCGTTGTCGGCGCGGGGCCTGCGGGCCTCAGCGCCACGCTGATGCTCGCCCGCTCCCGCCGGAGCGTTCTCGTGATCGACGACGGGAGGCCCCGCAACCGCTTCGCGGCCCACATGCACGGGCTCGTCGGTTACGACGGCACACCGCCCGCAGAGCTCACCGCGCGCGGGCGCGCCGATGCCGAGCGCTACGGCGTCGCCTTCGCCGACGACCGCGTGTCGGCCGCGACTGCCGGAGGCCGGCACATCACGCTGACCACGGCCGGCGGCGCGACGCACCGCGCACGCGCAGTCGTCGTCGCGTCCGGCATCGCGGACGTGCTGCCCGACGTTCCGGGACTCGCCGAGCGGTGGGGAACGACGGTGCTGCACTGCCCCTACTGCCACGGCTGGGAGGTGCGCGAGCAGCGCCTGGGCGTGCTGCTGACCTCGTCGATGGGTCTTCACCAGGCCGAGCTCGCACGCCAGCTCAGCGACTCCGTGACGGTGTTCACGAACGACGTCGCGATCGACAGCGCAGCACGCACGCGCCTGGCGGCACGATCGGTCACGATCGTCGACGGCTCCGTGTCCGCCGTGACGCAGGAGGCGACGGTGCACCTCGCGGACGGCGGGGTCGTCACGATCGATGCGCTCTTCACCGCCGGCACCCCTCGACCGCACGACGACTTCGCAGACGCGCTCGGCGCCCGTCGCGTGGACGATCTGCTCGAGGTCGATGCGCTGCACCGCACGAGCCATCCGCGGCTCTGGGCGTGCGGCAACGCCGTCTTGCCGTTCGCGAACGTGCCCCTCTCGCTGGGCGACGGCGCGATGACGGGAGCGGCGGTCAACGCCGCACTCACGGCCGAGGACTTCGATCACGCCGTCGCCGCGGCCGACGCGGCCCGGACGCAGACACCGGCGGAGCACTGGGACGGTCGCTACTCCGCCGCCGACCGCGTCTGGTCCGGCCGTGTGAACGCCGCGGTCGCCGACATCGCGGGCACCGTCGGCCCGGGAGCCGGCCGCACCTCCCTGGACCTCGGATGTGGCGAGGGCGCCGACGTGATCTGGCTCGCCGAGCACGGCTGGTCGGCGAGGGGCGTCGACATCTCGTCCGTCGCGGTCGCGCGGGCGACCGAGGCCGCTCGCGAGCGCGGTGTGCCCGCGCGGTTCGAGAGCGCGGATCTGTCCACGTGGGAGCCCGAGGACACCGTCGACCTCGTGACCGCGAGCTTCCTCCACTCGACCGTCGAGCTGCCGCGGGAGGACATCCTCCGCCGCGCCGCGACCTGGGTGGCCCCGGGAGGCCATCTCCTCATCGTCTCTCACGCCGCCCCGCCGCCCTGGTCGCATGCGCACCACCACCCGACGCTCCCGACGCCCGAGGAGGAGCTGCACGCCCTCGCCCTGGACGCCTCCTCGTGGGACATCCTGCTCTCGGAGGTGCGCGAGCGTACGACGACGGGGCCGGACGGCGAGCCCGCGGTGCTCGAGGACGGGATCGTGCTGGCCCGGCGTCGCGACGTTGGCTCAACGTAG